The genomic window GGGGCATGAATTTATGGGGATAGTGGAGGAGGTTGGCGCCTCCATTACGAACCTGAAACGAGGCGACAGGGTAGTAGTTCCCTTTCCCATTGCATGTGGTAAGTGTTTTTTCTGTACTCATGAAGCTTCACCTGCCTGCGAGAATTCGAACTTTAAAAACTATGGACCAAATGGTGATATGATGAGCCAGAAGGGCGGTGCACTCTTTGGTTATACCGATCTTTATGGTGGATACTCAGGTGGCCAGGCACAATATGTGAGGGTGCCTTATGCCGATATCAGTCCGCGTATTGTTCCCGATCATTTAAGCGATGAACAGGCACTGTTTCTTACCGATATTTTTCCAACTGGTTGGTCGGCCATCGATTGGGCGCAGTTAAAAGGGGGAGAAGTAGTTGCCATCTTTGGATCAGGGCCGGTTGGGTTAATGGCACAAAAAGCAGCCTGGATAAATGGTGCCAGCCGGGTAATTGCAATTGATCCCTTAGATTATAGGCTCGAAAAGGCAAAGGCGGTAAATAAAGTTGATATCCTTAATCCGCATAAAGTGGATGTAGTAGAAGCGATAAGGGAAATGACGGGCGGACGGGGAGCTGATGTATGTGTAGATGCGGTGGGATTTGAGCCCGAACGTAGCTTTATGGATAAGGTTAAGGCGACCATCAATTTTGAAAAAGGTTCCATAAAAGTGCTCGAAATGTGCTTTGAAGCTGTTCGCAGAATGGGAACCGTATCTATAATGGGTGTTTATGGTTCGCCTTACGATAACTTTCCGCTCTTTAGAGTTTTCGATAAGGGTATTACCATCAAACAGGGCCAGGCACCCGTACTTAACTATATAGATAAACTTGTTGGTTTGGTAAATGATAGAAAGGTAGTGCTCGATGATATTATTACCCATACGCTTCCCCTTGATCAGGCAGCACACGGCTATAAGATCTTCGACGAAAAGGAGGAGGGTTGTGTAAAGGTTGTTTTAAAGCCTTAACAGCTATTTAGAAAATTAAAATTCTTCACCCATCAGCACATCTATCCTTAAAACAACATGGAAAAACTCATTGAACAGCTTAAAGCATTTTTAGGAAACAGAATTATGGATCTGAAAGTAAAGGGACCAGCAGAAGTCGATATGCTGATTGATGACGAGCAGCCCTTAGAACCTCTCGCATCGGAACTGCGGAGCCATGTTATAGAGATTGTTGATAAAAATACATTGGCAAAGATAAACCTTGTCCGCGCCGACGGCACATTGGCCGATAGTTTTTCCCTCAACCAGTAATGTATTAACCGCATAAAAAATTAAATGTTACAGCCAAAAAAAGAGGCTTAAGCTAAAAAAAAAATGGACAAGAAAACACCAAAAAGAAAAAATAAACCTGCCCAGCCAGAAAATGGTAAGACGGCCAAACTGGAACCTTTTGTAGCAGATTCGACAGGCGAATTTTTAACAACTAACCATGGGGTCAAAATTAATGATGATCAGAATTCGCTCAAAGCCGGAGAAAGAGGAGCAACACTTTTAGAGGATTTTATCCTTAGGGAGAAAATTACACATTTCGATCATGAACGCATACCCGAAAGGGTAGTGCATGCCAGAGGTTCTGCTGCACATGGCGTTTTTAAGGTATACGAAGACATGTCTAACTTAACCAGGGCAGCATTTTTATGCGATCCGGGAGCAGAAACTCCCGTGTTTGTTAGATTTTCAACCGTAGCAGGCTCCAGGGGATCGACAGATCTGGCACGTGACGTTAGGGGTTTTGCAGTAAAATTTTATACTCAGGAAGGGAATTTTGATCTTGTTGGCAATAACATGCCGGTATTTTTTATTCAGGATGCGGTTAAATTTCCAGATCTTGTTCATGCCGTAAAACCAGAGCCTGATAATGAAATGCCACAGGCCGCTTCGGCTCACGATACTTTCTGGGATTTTATTTCTCAGATGCCCGAGTCGTCGCATATGATTATGTGGCTGATGAGCGACCGGGCAATCCCAAGGAGCTACCGCATGATGGAAGGTTTTGGCGTACATACTTTTAGATTTGTGAATGCCAATGGTGAAGCCAGCTTTGTGAAATTCCACTGGAAGCCACTTTTGGGTGTTCATTCGGTAGCCTGGGACGAGGCACAGAATATTTCGGGCAAAGACCCCGATTTTCATAGAAGGGACCTTTGGGATGCCATTGAGGCTGGCGCCTTTCCAGAATGGGAACTCGGTGTGCAGATCGTTCCTGAAGCTGATGAGTTTAAATTTGAATTTGATCTTTTGGATCCTACCAAACTGATTCCTGAAGAACTTGTTCCCGTGCAGCGTATTGGTAAGATGACACTCAACAGAAATCCCGATAACTTTTTCGCGGAAACGGAGCAAGTCGCTTTTCACGTTGGTCATGTTGTACCAGGTATCGATTTTACCAATGACCCGCTATTGCAGGGCAGATTATTCTCCTATACCGATACCCAGCTAATCCGACTGGGAGGGCCAAATTTTCACGAAATCCCGATTAACCGACCTGTAATTCCCGTGCATAATAACCAACGCGATGGCCATATGCGTCAAACAATCAACAGGGGTAAAACCAGTTATGGACCAAACGGACTCGCCGCAAACGACCCAAGGCAGGCACCTGCTGCGCAGGGTGGCTTTGTAAGTTATAATGAGGCAATTGATGCCAGAAAAATCCGCGCAAGGAGCAGAAGTTTTTTTGATCATTTTTCGCAGGCCCGCTTGTTCTTCAATTCACAGAGCAGTGCCGAGAAAAATCACCTTATCGATGCCCTTAGTTTTGAACTCGGCAAAGTAAAGGCCATTCCTGTTAGGGAGCGTATGCTGGCTGTATTAGTTCAGATAGATAAGGGCCTGGCTGGGGCAGTTGCGCAGGCACTTGGCCTGCAGATTCCAAAAATCCCTTTGGCAGACCTTAACAATAGCCTGCCAGCGGATGGCAAAAGGAAGGATTATGCTTCTATAAATCCTAAAGGAAGCCTTGCAAGGTCTGTAGCGCTAAGTATGGCTACAACGATCAAAAATACCGTTAAGTCAAGAAAAATTGCAATCCTTGCTGCAG from Flavobacterium sp. W4I14 includes these protein-coding regions:
- a CDS encoding S-(hydroxymethyl)glutathione dehydrogenase/alcohol dehydrogenase (product_source=KO:K00121; cath_funfam=3.90.180.10; cog=COG1063; ko=KO:K00121; pfam=PF00107,PF08240,PF13823; superfamily=50129); protein product: MKAAVFHKPGDIRVDNVPDPEILDPRDVILKVTSTAICGSDLHILSGAVPQKEPLVMGHEFMGIVEEVGASITNLKRGDRVVVPFPIACGKCFFCTHEASPACENSNFKNYGPNGDMMSQKGGALFGYTDLYGGYSGGQAQYVRVPYADISPRIVPDHLSDEQALFLTDIFPTGWSAIDWAQLKGGEVVAIFGSGPVGLMAQKAAWINGASRVIAIDPLDYRLEKAKAVNKVDILNPHKVDVVEAIREMTGGRGADVCVDAVGFEPERSFMDKVKATINFEKGSIKVLEMCFEAVRRMGTVSIMGVYGSPYDNFPLFRVFDKGITIKQGQAPVLNYIDKLVGLVNDRKVVLDDIITHTLPLDQAAHGYKIFDEKEEGCVKVVLKP
- a CDS encoding hypothetical protein (product_source=Hypo-rule applied; cath_funfam=3.40.50.300), which gives rise to MEKLIEQLKAFLGNRIMDLKVKGPAEVDMLIDDEQPLEPLASELRSHVIEIVDKNTLAKINLVRADGTLADSFSLNQ
- a CDS encoding catalase (product_source=KO:K03781; cath_funfam=2.40.180.10,3.40.50.880; cog=COG0753; ko=KO:K03781; pfam=PF00199,PF06628,PF18011; smart=SM01060; superfamily=52317,56634) — translated: MDKKTPKRKNKPAQPENGKTAKLEPFVADSTGEFLTTNHGVKINDDQNSLKAGERGATLLEDFILREKITHFDHERIPERVVHARGSAAHGVFKVYEDMSNLTRAAFLCDPGAETPVFVRFSTVAGSRGSTDLARDVRGFAVKFYTQEGNFDLVGNNMPVFFIQDAVKFPDLVHAVKPEPDNEMPQAASAHDTFWDFISQMPESSHMIMWLMSDRAIPRSYRMMEGFGVHTFRFVNANGEASFVKFHWKPLLGVHSVAWDEAQNISGKDPDFHRRDLWDAIEAGAFPEWELGVQIVPEADEFKFEFDLLDPTKLIPEELVPVQRIGKMTLNRNPDNFFAETEQVAFHVGHVVPGIDFTNDPLLQGRLFSYTDTQLIRLGGPNFHEIPINRPVIPVHNNQRDGHMRQTINRGKTSYGPNGLAANDPRQAPAAQGGFVSYNEAIDARKIRARSRSFFDHFSQARLFFNSQSSAEKNHLIDALSFELGKVKAIPVRERMLAVLVQIDKGLAGAVAQALGLQIPKIPLADLNNSLPADGKRKDYASINPKGSLARSVALSMATTIKNTVKSRKIAILAADGVNEQTLSKVKDFLVAQGAVVHIIAPRLGEIISAGGKDIAVDESLLTAASVLYDAVYVPGGANSVNALSGEANAIHFLNEAFKHCKAIAADKQALQVLESTYFAKKLPAEDANGTALREGILITEDITALTKTFAEMIALHRFWDCEIQRKIPA